A genomic window from Pocillopora verrucosa isolate sample1 chromosome 7, ASM3666991v2, whole genome shotgun sequence includes:
- the LOC136282624 gene encoding G-protein-signaling modulator 1-like, translating to MDNVEELMATSSMVIGLVVATFLLNTGRGLQAMMLGEECLIFLKSNELKKKTCFQFTMGINMLMFDAACMASSYTSAERYAKELLDMFHASGDTIEEGKITLILGKIYHSQNEFEKAKQYYQKAIDVTECTADKQTREKFYIAMGDLSYSRSEYHKAKKYLENALAIMVSYGDRIREATIYGNVGTVVQSLGEYDKAEKYYKKALEIRKKTGNKKGEAADYGNLGTLFHSLGEYGKAKEYTKKALAIRKEIGDRKGKAANYGNSGTLFHSLGEYQKAKEYTEKALAITKEIDNRKGEAADYGNLGTLFHSLGEYGKAKEYTEKALAVRKEIGDRKGEAADYGNLGTLFHSLSEYQKAKEYTEKKGNWRQKGRSS from the exons ATGGACAACGTAGAAGAACTTATGGCAACATCCTCGATGGTTATTGGGTTAGTGGTTGCCACCTTCCTCCTGAACACTGGTCGTGGTTTACAAGCCATGATGTTAGGCGAAGAATGTTTGATCTTTCTAAAATCTAACGAGCTGAAAAAGAAGACCTGTTTCCAATTTACCATGGGAATCAACATGTTAATGTTCGACGCGGCTTGCATGGCTTCCAGTTACACATCTGCAGAAAGATATGCCAAGGAACTTCTTGATATGTTCCATGCCTCTGGTGACACaattgaagaaggaaaaataactttaataCTGGGAAAGATATATCATAGCCAAAATGAGtttgaaaaggcaaaacaaTATTATCAGAAGGCAATTGATGTGACAGAATGTACGGCTGACAAACAAACGAGGGAAAAATTTTACATTGCGATGGGAGATTTATCTTATTCGCGTAGTGAGTATCACAAAGCTAAGAAGTATTTAGAGAACGCACTGGCAATCATGGTGTCCTATGGTGACAGAATCAGGGAAGCTACCATTTACGGAAACGTAGGTACTGTCGTTCAGTCACTTGGGGAATACGACAAAGCTgagaaatattacaagaaagcacttgaaatcaggaaaaaaacTGGCAACAaaaaaggagaagcagctgactacggaaacttaggaacattgtttcactcactgggtgaatacggaAAG gctaaagaatacaccaagaaagcacttgcaatcagaaaggaaattggcgacagaaagggaaaaGCAGCTAACTACGGAAACTCaggaacattgtttcactcactgggtgaatacCAAAAGGCTAAggaatacaccgagaaagcacttgcaatcacaAAGGAAATTGAcaacagaaagggagaagcagctgactacggaaacttgGGAACATTGTTTCACTCACTGGGGGAATACGGAAAGGCTAAggaatacaccgagaaagcacttgcagtcagaaaggaaattggcgacagaaagggagaagcagctgactacggaaacttaggaacattgtttcactcACTGAGTGAATaccaaaaggctaaagaatacaccgagaaa aaaggaaattggcgacagaaagggagaagcagctga